ACCGCATCATAGGGCGGGATCGCGTGCTTGGGATCGGGCAGCGTCACCAGGTCGTATTCCTTGATCCGCCCCTCGCTGGTATAGCCCGCGATGACGTCGACGTCGCCGCTAGCTACTGCCGCATACATGAAATCCGGCTGCATCTGTCGTTGCGTACGGAATGAGAGGTCGTAAGCCTTTTGCAGGGCGACCCATTCGGGGCGCGAAAAGAACTCGTAGTCGCCCGCAATCGACAGCGTCGGCGCGTGTGCCGCCAGGTCAGTGATCGAATGAATACCCAGTGCATCGGCGCGCTGCCGCGGCATCACCAGCGCATAGGCGTTCTCGAAACCGAGCGCGCCGAGCAGGGTGATGTCCTGCTTTGCCAGGATCTCCTTCAACTCGGCGAGCAATGCTTCGCGCGGCGGCAAATCGGTGCGGTGAAACTGGTTCACCCACAGCGTGCCGGAATAATCCACATAGACGTCGATGTTGTTGGCCGCGAGCGCTTGGAAAATCACGCTGGAGCCGAGGCCTTCGCGCGTCGAGGCCTGCAATCCTGCCGCCTGCATCCGCTGCTCGATCAGCGCGGAGAGCACATATTGCTCGGCAAACGTTTTGGCGCCGACGAGGTAGGTTGACGGTGCTCGTGCCATCGAAGGGATCAGCGTGGCCGCGACCAGTGCAGCGATTCCGACGCTGCCGAGCATGGTGTGGAGGCGCTTGCGCTCACGCAATCCGCGCTCGATGAGCGTTAAAAATTGATCGACCGCGAGCGCCAGCAGCGCCGAGGCGACGCAGCCGAACAGCACGAGCACCCAGTTCTGAGTCTGTAATCCGGCGAAGATATAATTGCCGAGGCTGGTCTGCCCGATCGGCGTCGACAATGTCGCGGTCCCGATCACCCACACCGCCGAGGTGCGGATCCCGGCCATGATTACCGGCAGCGCCAACGGCAATTCCACCGTGAACAGCGATTGCCGTGGCGTCATGCCTACTCCTTGCGCCGCCTCAAGCAACGCGGGATCGACGCCGTTCAGGCCGGTGATGGTGTTGCGCAGCACCGGTAGCATCGAATAGAGCGCGAGCGCCAGCATGGCGGGCAAAAATCCGAACGCGGAAAATTCGAAGCCGAGCCAGCGAAGCGTTAACGAGGCAATGGCGAGCAGAAGCGGGTAGAACAGCGCGAGCAGCGCCAGCCCCGGCACGGTCTGGACGACGCTGGCGAGACCCAGCAGGATGCCGCGGATCATTGCATGATTGCGGGTGAGGATCGCGAGCGGCAGGCTGATCACGAGCCCGAGCGCCAGCGCAGCCAGGCTGACGTGAACATGGCTGCCGAGATAGTCCGGCAGGTGCGCCGCCGCGTCGCGCCAGCGAGGGTCGGACAGGAAACTCATCCTGCGCTTGCTCCCGAGAGCAGGACGTTCAGGCGCTCGGCCTGGCGCCTGGGCGTGCGCAAGAGCTCCGCCACATACGGGTCACTGTTGTTTGACAGCTCAGCTGGCCGGCCTTGCGCCACAACCCGTCCGGCCCGCATCACCGCGATGCGATCGGCAAGCAGCAAGGCCGCCGTCATGTCGTGGGTGACCATTACCGTGGTCAGGTCGAGCCTGCGATGGAGGGCGCGGTACTCTTCACCGAGGGTGTCGCGGGTCAGCGGATCGAGCGCGCCGAAGGGTTCGTCCATCAGCATGATACGGGGACGCGCGGCGAGCGCCCGCGCCACGCCTACACGTTGCTGCTGCCCGCCGGACAGTTCATGCGGAAGGCGATCGCGATGGAGGGAGCGATCGAGCCGCATCAGGTCGAGGAGCTCATCGACCCGCGCGGCGATCTCGGTGGCGGGCCAGCCGAGTAGTCTCGGCGTGGCGGCGATGTTGTCGGCGACGCACATATGCGGAAATAGCCCGCCACTTTGGAACACGTAGCCGATGCGCCGGCGCAAGCGCACCGGATCGAGGTCGCGCACGTCCTCGCCCTCCACCATGACGCGGCCGCTGTCGGGGTCGAGCAGGCGGTTGGCGAGCCGCAGCAAGGTGGATTTTCCGGAGCCGGAGGCCCCGACGATCGCCAGGAATTCCGTCGCGGCAATATCGAGCGAGACATCGTCGACGGCCGTGACGCGTTCGGCGCCATGACCCGTGGCAAAGTTCTTCCCGACATGGGCGTAGGCGATCAGCGGTGCGAGTGCCATGGTTGGATACCAGTGCGCTGGTGGCTAGAATCCGAAGTTCGCTTCATTCTACGGTAGGCACGTTAGCGAACTTCGGATTGGAAGGACACTAGCGAGTCTCTGCGGCTCGCCGCGACGCGCGGCAAGACGGCTGGTGGTTTGAGACAACAAAATTGGCAATGCGTCACAGGCGCGCGCGTACGAAACGTACCGTCGTGACGCGATTAGAATGCTTGCCGAAGGTTCGTGCTTGCTCGTCCGTTCCGTACAAAGCTTGTTTGCGCGGCGATCGCGAACAATGCGACGCGGCAATCACCATAACGCAGCGGCACCACTTGCCCTGCTGTTGTTCGCCGCGGTCTTTCGCACCCAGATTGCCGCGCAATATACTCGCTCAGTTCCAACTTGGCCGGCCGCTCCGCAACAGCTGCTGATAGCCATGGCGAGCCGCCCACTTGGCACGATCGAGATGGCTCTCGTATGCGCCGCGCGCACGCTGCGGTTCATGTTCGGGATCGATGTGCAACACGATCTTCGCGACTTCTCTCCAGTCGGCGCCTGCAGCATCTGCGTCCAGAAGGCGCATATAGGTGACGGCGTGTTCTTGGTCGTAGGGCGTCAGGATCGAACTCGTCGGCGCTGCATCGTTGATATCGGGATCAAGCGGCGTATTTTGCATGGTGATCTTCCCAAGACGAGATCTATTCAGTGACGGGGCTTGGCTGACTGAGGGTGGGGGTGCGCAGGCGTCAGGTCAAGGTCTCATCTGCGCAGCGCATGGTGCTCCTGACCTGCCACTGAATTTTCATACAGCGGCAGTTAGAGTCTCGGGCCTCGTCGCCACCGCTAGCTGGATCACACGTCGTGGATCTTTGCAGGCCAGAGAGAAGCAAAAGTCCGCGCGGTTTGCGGGATTTCCCTGGTGGTCGAATGCGGATGGCCGTTCGTATGTCAAAGTTGGTGCAAAACGTACGACCATAGCGGCAAAGTCAAGAAAGAGAGGGATATGCCGAGACCGACCATCAGAGACACCAAAGGTGGGTTGAGGCCATGCTGCACGGCGACAATCGCGCCGCCAATTTGCGGACCCATTGCCGCCTCGAACAGTGTCACTCGCGTCGTTTCTTCCAGCGTGCCCAGAACGCCCAGATACACCAGCGCAAGGACGGCCGGCGCAAGAATCAGCTTGAAGCCAAGGCCAGTCGCCAATGCGGTCCTAAGTCCGCCAGCTTGGTCGAACCTGAGTTGCAGCCCGACCGAGACCAGCGCCAGCGGCGCGAGCGTGTCACCGAAACGCTTCAATGCGTCGCCAAGCCAGCTGGGAAACTCAAACGGCATAAGAGAAAAAGCGACGGTCAAAGCGATCAGCGGCGGGAAGCAGATAATCCGCTTGACGATCTCAGCCTTTGAATCCGAGCCCGTCGAATAGATCGTTGCGACCGAAATGCCCAGCGTGCTTAGCACCAGATATGTGCCGAGTTGGTCGATCAGAATGCCAGTTGCCATGTCGGAGGCGCCGAAGAACGCTTCGATCATCGGCAAGCCGACGAAAGACGTGTTGGCGAGCCCACCCGAAAGCATCAGCGCCCCTGTCGTCTCCCGCGAGAACTTCAAGCGGGTTGACAGCGCCCGGAAGAACCAAACGCCGAGGCCAAACATCAGCCATGGCATCGCGATGCTGAGCAGCAAAGACGCGTGCAGTCTGACGTTGTGGATCTGCAGAATGATTAGGGCCGGCAACGATATGTGAATGATGAATGCATTGAGAGCCAAATGGCCGTTCTCGGGGACTTTCTTGGCGGCGCGGAGGGCCACCCCGAGCAGCAGGCAAGAAAAGAGCAGAATGATGTTATTCATGCA
This Bradyrhizobium sp. CCBAU 53421 DNA region includes the following protein-coding sequences:
- a CDS encoding ABC transporter permease/substrate-binding protein; the encoded protein is MSFLSDPRWRDAAAHLPDYLGSHVHVSLAALALGLVISLPLAILTRNHAMIRGILLGLASVVQTVPGLALLALFYPLLLAIASLTLRWLGFEFSAFGFLPAMLALALYSMLPVLRNTITGLNGVDPALLEAAQGVGMTPRQSLFTVELPLALPVIMAGIRTSAVWVIGTATLSTPIGQTSLGNYIFAGLQTQNWVLVLFGCVASALLALAVDQFLTLIERGLRERKRLHTMLGSVGIAALVAATLIPSMARAPSTYLVGAKTFAEQYVLSALIEQRMQAAGLQASTREGLGSSVIFQALAANNIDVYVDYSGTLWVNQFHRTDLPPREALLAELKEILAKQDITLLGALGFENAYALVMPRQRADALGIHSITDLAAHAPTLSIAGDYEFFSRPEWVALQKAYDLSFRTQRQMQPDFMYAAVASGDVDVIAGYTSEGRIKEYDLVTLPDPKHAIPPYDAVLLLAPRRAHDAALQESLKPLLGRIDIATMREANLRASGSNAKSSPAAVTRWLWQRIGGK
- a CDS encoding ATP-binding cassette domain-containing protein, which encodes MALAPLIAYAHVGKNFATGHGAERVTAVDDVSLDIAATEFLAIVGASGSGKSTLLRLANRLLDPDSGRVMVEGEDVRDLDPVRLRRRIGYVFQSGGLFPHMCVADNIAATPRLLGWPATEIAARVDELLDLMRLDRSLHRDRLPHELSGGQQQRVGVARALAARPRIMLMDEPFGALDPLTRDTLGEEYRALHRRLDLTTVMVTHDMTAALLLADRIAVMRAGRVVAQGRPAELSNNSDPYVAELLRTPRRQAERLNVLLSGASAG
- a CDS encoding DNA -binding domain-containing protein, with protein sequence MQNTPLDPDINDAAPTSSILTPYDQEHAVTYMRLLDADAAGADWREVAKIVLHIDPEHEPQRARGAYESHLDRAKWAARHGYQQLLRSGRPSWN
- a CDS encoding AEC family transporter, which encodes MNNIILLFSCLLLGVALRAAKKVPENGHLALNAFIIHISLPALIILQIHNVRLHASLLLSIAMPWLMFGLGVWFFRALSTRLKFSRETTGALMLSGGLANTSFVGLPMIEAFFGASDMATGILIDQLGTYLVLSTLGISVATIYSTGSDSKAEIVKRIICFPPLIALTVAFSLMPFEFPSWLGDALKRFGDTLAPLALVSVGLQLRFDQAGGLRTALATGLGFKLILAPAVLALVYLGVLGTLEETTRVTLFEAAMGPQIGGAIVAVQHGLNPPLVSLMVGLGISLSFLTLPLWSYVLHQL